TCGTTTCTTTTGTGCGGGCGGCAACCTGAACCGGCTGCTCGAGAACCGTTCGAAGGATCCGTCCTACCAGGCCGACAGCATCGATCAGCTCGCTGCATGGATCACGGCGATCCGCGAAGCGACCAAGCCCGTGATCGCGGCAGTCGAAGGGGCGGCCGCCGGCGCGGGCTTTTCGCTCGCGCTCGCATGCGACCTGATCGTTGCCGCGCACGACGCGAAGTTCGTCATGTCGTATGCACGCGTCGGCCTCACGCCCGACGGTGGCGGCTCGTGGTTCCTCGCGCGCGCACTGCCGCGTGCGCTTGCCGCTGAAATCCTGTTCGAGGGCAAGCCCGTCGTCGCCGATCGCCTGCATGCGCTCGGCGTCGTCAATCGGCTCGCCGTGCCCGGTGCCGCGCTGTCCGACGCGCTCGCGTGGGCTGACTCGCTTGCAGGCATCTCGCCGAACGCGCTCACGCGCATCAAGTCGCTGCTCGACGATGCGACCGCGCAGCCGCTCGATGCGCATCTGGGCACCGAGCGCGATCACTTCGTCGCATCGTTGCATCATGCGGATGCATTCGAAGGCATGACCGCATTCCTCGAGAAACGCGAGCCGCGCTACAAGCGCTGATCTGCACGCCCCGGTCGTTACAGCGGCGTTTCCGCCGCCACAACGACACGCATGCACGGGCGCGCGGCCGCACTTTTCCGTCGCCTGCAGCCCGCATCGATCCATGCTCTAATGACCGCCTGTCGCGGCGCCCCGCCGGCGCCGTTTTCGCGCATGCAATAAAGGAGTTGACGATGATCGACGTCTACAGCTGGGCGACCCCGAACGGCCACAAGGTACACATCATGCTCGAGGAAACGGGCCTCGCGTATCGTGTGCATCCGGTCGATATCGGTGCGGGCGACCAGTTCAAGCCCGAATTCCTGAAAATCAGCCCGAACAACAAGATCCCCGCGATCGTCGACGCTGACGGCCCCGGCGGCAAGCCGATCTCGCTGTTCGAATCGGGCGCGATCCTCGTGTACCTGGCAGAAAAGACCGGTCAGTTCCTGCCGACCGAGCCGGCCGAGCGCTACGCGACACTCGAATGGCTGATGTTCCAGATGGGCGGCGTCGGCCCGATGCTCGGACAGGCGCATCACTTCCGGCTGTATGCGCCGGAGAAGATCGAGTATGCGATCAATCGCTACACGAACGAAGCGAAGCGCCTGTACAACGTGATGGAAAAGCGCCTCGGCGAATCCGAATATCTCGCCGGCGACACGTACACGATCGCGGACATCGCGACCTTCCCGTGGACGCGCTCGTGGCAAAACCAGGGCATCGCGCTCGACGAACTGCCGAACGTGAAGCGCTGGCACGAAACGATTGCCGCACGTCCGGCCGTGCAGCGCGGCGTCGAAGTACTCGCATCGTTACGCAAGCCGCTGCAGGACGACAAGGCACGCGAGATGCTGTTCGGCGCAACGCAATACGCGAAGCATTGACGAACCACGGGCGGCGCGACACGGCGGCATCCATCGATGCCGCCGCGTGCATCAGAAGTAGTGCAGTGTAATGAATTCCGCAGCGCAAACGAGCAATGGCACGTCCGGGCGCTCGACCTGCATCGACACCGACCACGTCACCTGAACACCGCCCCGCGCGGCCTCCGTAGCTTCCTTCACCGCGAACAGCGCGCGCACGCGTGCACCGACCGGCACCGGCTTCAGGAACCGCACGCGGTTCAGTCCGTAGTTCACGCCCATCTTCTGCTCGAAGCGCATCGCATCCGTCATCAGCGCGGGAATCAGCGACAGCGTCAGGAATCCGTGCGCGATCGGGCCGCCGAACGGCGACTCGCGCCGGGCCCGCTCGGGATCGACGTGAATCCACTGGTGATCGCCGGTCGCGTCGGCGAAGCGGTCGACCCGGCGCTGGTCGATCTCGATCCAGCCGCTCGCGAGCGGTTCCGCGCCGACCCGCTCGTGCAGCTCTTGCGCCGTTGAGATCAGCGGCAATGTCGCGTCCGTCATGCGCTCGCTCCCGGAGCGCGGCGCAGGCCGAAGATCACCTTGGTATGCACGGTGATCACCGTGTCGCCGGCACCGTTGACACCGATCCACTCCGTCGACACGATGCCGCGATCGGGCTTGCTCTCCGATACGCGCTTGTCGTGGATCTTCTGGTACATCGTGATCGTATCGCCGGCACGCACGGGCTTGAGCCAGCGGATCGAGTCGATGCCGGGCGAACCCATGCTGGTCGAATCCGGTCCCAGCTTCTTGATGAGCAGGCTCATGAACACCGAGCACGTATGCCAGCCGCTCGCCACCAGTCCGCCGAACGGCGAGGCCTTGCCGGCCGCTTCGTCGAGGTGGAACGGTTGCGGATCGTAGCGTTGCGCGAACGCCTTGATGTCGTCCGATTCGAACGTATAGCGGCCGATTTCGGTCGTACTGCCGACTTCCAGATCTTCGTAACTGATACCCACTCTCTGTCTCCCATGGCGCGCTCATGCGCCCCCGTCATGCCACGTCGGTCAGCGCGAAATCCGGCAGTGCCGCGATGCGCGCAAGATGATGATCGGTGTCGCCGAGTGTCGTCTCGATGATTGACAGCCGCTTGAACAGATGTGCGGCGGCGACCTCATTGGTCACGCCCATGCCGCCGTGCAGTTGCACCGCCTGCTGGCCGACGAAGCGTGCGGCCGCGCCGACCCGCGCCTTCGCCGCCGACACCGCCTTGCGACGCGCATCGGCATCGCCGCCCGCGTAACGCACCGCAGCCAGGTAAGTCAGCGAGCGCGCCTGCTCCGCGTGAATCAGCATGTCGACCATCCGGTGCTGCAGTGCCTGGAATCGTGCAATCGGCACACCGAACTGTTCGCGTGTCTTTGTGTATTCGACCGTCGCGCGGTTCAGCTCGTCGAGTGCGCCAATCGCTTCCGCGCAGAGCAAGAAAGTCGCGTAATCGGCGATCTGCTCGAGTGCGGCCGCATCGCGTGCGCCGCCCGTGAGCTGCCGCGCGGGCGTGTCATGCAGCTCGATCGTCGCGGCGCGCTGGCCGTCGATCGTCCGGTAGTCGACGAGCTTCGCCCCCTCGGCACCGCGCTCGACGACGAACAGGCCGATGCCGCCGCCATCGACACGCGCGGGCATGATCCACGCATGCGCCTGCGCGCCGTGCTGAACGACCGACTTGGTTCCGGTCAGCCGATATGTGCCGCCCTGCTTGCGCGCGCGCGTATCGAGTTCGTACAGGTCGTAGCGTGCCCGCGGTTCGTGGAATGCAACGGCCAGACGCTTCTGCCCTTGTGCGACCGCTTCCAGCAGCGCGGCATCGTCACCCATGCCGGAGCCGGCGACACGCAGCGCCTCGATGCCGACCGCCGTCGCCCAGTACGGCTCGACCACCAGTGAGCGGCCGAGCTCCTGCATCGCGACC
The sequence above is a segment of the Burkholderia diffusa genome. Coding sequences within it:
- a CDS encoding MaoC family dehydratase, with the translated sequence MGISYEDLEVGSTTEIGRYTFESDDIKAFAQRYDPQPFHLDEAAGKASPFGGLVASGWHTCSVFMSLLIKKLGPDSTSMGSPGIDSIRWLKPVRAGDTITMYQKIHDKRVSESKPDRGIVSTEWIGVNGAGDTVITVHTKVIFGLRRAPGASA
- a CDS encoding oxepin-CoA hydrolase, alternative type, with protein sequence MSAELLASRPPASESTLVLTLSNPGARNALHPDMYAAGVEALATAERDPAIRAIVLTGADRFFCAGGNLNRLLENRSKDPSYQADSIDQLAAWITAIREATKPVIAAVEGAAAGAGFSLALACDLIVAAHDAKFVMSYARVGLTPDGGGSWFLARALPRALAAEILFEGKPVVADRLHALGVVNRLAVPGAALSDALAWADSLAGISPNALTRIKSLLDDATAQPLDAHLGTERDHFVASLHHADAFEGMTAFLEKREPRYKR
- a CDS encoding MaoC family dehydratase, with translation MTDATLPLISTAQELHERVGAEPLASGWIEIDQRRVDRFADATGDHQWIHVDPERARRESPFGGPIAHGFLTLSLIPALMTDAMRFEQKMGVNYGLNRVRFLKPVPVGARVRALFAVKEATEAARGGVQVTWSVSMQVERPDVPLLVCAAEFITLHYF
- a CDS encoding glutathione binding-like protein is translated as MIDVYSWATPNGHKVHIMLEETGLAYRVHPVDIGAGDQFKPEFLKISPNNKIPAIVDADGPGGKPISLFESGAILVYLAEKTGQFLPTEPAERYATLEWLMFQMGGVGPMLGQAHHFRLYAPEKIEYAINRYTNEAKRLYNVMEKRLGESEYLAGDTYTIADIATFPWTRSWQNQGIALDELPNVKRWHETIAARPAVQRGVEVLASLRKPLQDDKAREMLFGATQYAKH
- a CDS encoding acyl-CoA dehydrogenase family protein; its protein translation is MDFSFTDEQQQFADALRRYLGEQYGFDARQAIVRSEAGVSDAQWSAFAELGLTALPVPDAQGGFGGGPVDMLVAMQELGRSLVVEPYWATAVGIEALRVAGSGMGDDAALLEAVAQGQKRLAVAFHEPRARYDLYELDTRARKQGGTYRLTGTKSVVQHGAQAHAWIMPARVDGGGIGLFVVERGAEGAKLVDYRTIDGQRAATIELHDTPARQLTGGARDAAALEQIADYATFLLCAEAIGALDELNRATVEYTKTREQFGVPIARFQALQHRMVDMLIHAEQARSLTYLAAVRYAGGDADARRKAVSAAKARVGAAARFVGQQAVQLHGGMGVTNEVAAAHLFKRLSIIETTLGDTDHHLARIAALPDFALTDVA